The region TATCCGTTGATAGTGTTATTTAGTTATGATGTTACCGTTTACTGATTTGGTCATTCTATTTTTGATACTATACGCTAATTCGCTGTCACCGCAAAACATCTGTATGATGTAGCCGTAATCTTTTTCGGCTAAACGGACTGATGAAAAATAATTGTGAGCAATTTCTTCTTCGCTACCGCCTAAGTCAAGGCAGTTAAAACCTAAAAAATCTTGCAAATATTGACGAGCGCACAAAATTACGGGGTTATCTTTTAAATGTTGTTGGTAATGTATTTTAACAATTTCAGTCGAGGTTGTTTCAAACATAATTGTTGGACAGAGTGGCGCATAGTGCAAGTATTTCACGCCCGGTGAGTGAACTGCTCCGGTAGCTAGTGTAGAAACGGCGACAGGCACGCCTAGAAGCCGTTCAATCTCGCTCCTTGTAACTATACCGGGTCGAAGTATGGTGGGTTGGTCAACTAGGCTTAGCACGGTAGATTCTATGCCTACTTGACAATCTTCGCCCCAAAGAATTAGGGGTATTTTGCCTTGCATATCGTCATAAACCGTCTGCGCAGAGGTCGGCGAAGGGCGTGTGCTAGTGTTTGCCGAAGGGGCGCATATAGGAACATTGCAAGCCGAAATAAACTGTCTTGCCTCTTGCGAACGAGGAAGTCTAACTGCAACCGTAGGTAAGTTAGCCGTAACCGAATCGGGCACGGTGGGTAATTTGTTAAGTACT is a window of Clostridia bacterium DNA encoding:
- a CDS encoding L-threonylcarbamoyladenylate synthase, with the translated sequence MKTQMLKINAESLLLASKLINNGEIVAFPTETVYGLGANVFCEDAIAKIYVAKGRPNDNPLIVHISDKSMLRLVARDISQLAQKIFDNFMPSSLTVVLNKLPTVPDSVTANLPTVAVRLPRSQEARQFISACNVPICAPSANTSTRPSPTSAQTVYDDMQGKIPLILWGEDCQVGIESTVLSLVDQPTILRPGIVTRSEIERLLGVPVAVSTLATGAVHSPGVKYLHYAPLCPTIMFETTSTEIVKIHYQQHLKDNPVILCARQYLQDFLGFNCLDLGGSEEEIAHNYFSSVRLAEKDYGYIIQMFCGDSELAYSIKNRMTKSVNGNIITK